One part of the Mesorhizobium sp. M4B.F.Ca.ET.058.02.1.1 genome encodes these proteins:
- a CDS encoding sulfite exporter TauE/SafE family protein encodes MGIYLPIAEISVNVFVLLAMGAAVGFLSGMFGVGGGFLITPLLIFYNIPPAIAVATGANQVIASSFSGALSHMKRGTLDFKLGGVLLAGGIVGSTGGVYVFAVLRRLGQLDLFISLLYVALLGTVGGLMLVESVNALRATRSGAAPVLKKSGQHNWIHRLPLKMRFRASKLFVSVIPVLGLGAGIGFLSSIMGVGGGFIMVPALIYLLKVPTNVVIGTSLFQIIFTSAYTTLVHATTNQTVDVMLAFLLMAGGVAGAQYGAKAGQKLRGEQLRALLALLVLAVAIRLAIDLFVTPPNLYSLSAAGLN; translated from the coding sequence GTGGGCATCTATCTCCCGATCGCGGAAATTTCCGTCAACGTCTTCGTGCTGCTGGCCATGGGGGCGGCGGTTGGTTTCCTGTCGGGCATGTTCGGGGTAGGCGGCGGCTTCCTCATCACGCCGCTGCTGATCTTCTACAACATTCCGCCGGCCATCGCGGTCGCCACCGGCGCCAACCAGGTCATCGCCTCTTCCTTTTCCGGCGCGCTGTCGCACATGAAGCGCGGCACGCTCGACTTCAAGCTCGGCGGCGTGCTGCTCGCGGGCGGCATCGTCGGCTCGACCGGCGGTGTCTATGTGTTTGCCGTGCTGCGCCGGCTCGGCCAGTTGGATCTCTTCATTTCGCTGCTCTACGTCGCGCTGCTCGGCACCGTCGGCGGGCTGATGCTGGTCGAGAGCGTCAATGCGCTGCGCGCCACCCGCAGCGGCGCCGCACCCGTGCTGAAGAAATCCGGCCAGCACAACTGGATCCATCGGCTGCCGTTGAAGATGCGCTTCCGCGCCTCGAAGCTGTTCGTCAGCGTCATCCCGGTGCTCGGGCTCGGCGCCGGCATCGGCTTCCTGTCGTCGATCATGGGTGTCGGCGGCGGCTTCATCATGGTGCCGGCGCTGATCTATCTCCTGAAAGTGCCGACCAACGTCGTCATCGGCACCTCGCTGTTCCAGATCATCTTCACCTCGGCCTACACCACGCTGGTGCACGCCACCACCAACCAGACGGTCGATGTGATGCTCGCCTTCCTGTTGATGGCGGGCGGTGTCGCCGGCGCGCAATATGGCGCCAAGGCCGGCCAGAAGCTGCGCGGCGAGCAGCTCAGGGCATTGCTGGCGCTGCTGGTTCTGGCCGTCGCCATCCGCCTGGCGATCGATCTCTTCGTCACCCCGCCCAATCTCTATTCGCTTTCCGCAGCGGGCCTGAACTGA
- a CDS encoding TIGR02186 family protein encodes MAGWKGFAAGALLLLVAAASPTAAQTPPVEGIQIGLSTDAVSITAGFSGADLTIFGSLENPDPLVARQGRYDVIVVLEGPPRPVVVRRKDRVLGVWINLESETFENVPVSYSVATTRPLQDITEPNSYKQLSLGSANLYMKPADETDSPATIEEFTAALRDRKKATGLYSENVGGVQFLSQNLFRATVRLAPDVPVGTHKARAFLFKSGMFIKESSAQLEIRKSGFEQSIFRVAHDYSFLYGVFAVSLAMLTGWLGRLVFRKD; translated from the coding sequence ATGGCGGGGTGGAAGGGGTTCGCGGCCGGCGCTTTGCTTCTGCTCGTCGCGGCCGCGTCGCCGACGGCGGCGCAGACTCCGCCGGTCGAAGGAATCCAGATCGGCCTGTCGACCGACGCCGTCTCGATCACCGCCGGGTTTTCCGGCGCCGACCTCACCATCTTCGGGTCGCTGGAAAACCCCGATCCGCTGGTTGCGCGCCAGGGGCGCTACGACGTCATCGTCGTGCTCGAGGGCCCGCCGCGACCGGTGGTGGTGCGGCGCAAGGACCGGGTGCTCGGCGTCTGGATCAATCTGGAGTCGGAGACGTTCGAGAATGTGCCGGTGTCCTATTCGGTGGCCACGACGCGGCCGCTGCAGGACATAACCGAACCGAACAGCTACAAGCAGCTGTCGCTCGGCTCGGCCAACCTCTACATGAAGCCCGCCGACGAGACCGACAGCCCGGCGACGATCGAGGAGTTCACCGCCGCGCTGCGAGATCGCAAGAAGGCGACCGGGCTCTACAGCGAAAATGTCGGCGGCGTGCAGTTCCTGTCGCAGAACCTGTTCCGCGCCACGGTGAGACTGGCGCCCGACGTTCCGGTCGGCACCCACAAGGCGCGCGCCTTCCTGTTCAAGAGCGGCATGTTCATCAAGGAAAGCTCGGCCCAGCTCGAAATCCGCAAATCCGGTTTCGAGCAGTCGATCTTCCGCGTCGCGCACGACTATTCCTTTCTCTACGGCGTCTTCGCGGTATCGCTCGCCATGCTGACCGGCTGGCTGGGGCGGCTGGTCTTCCGCAAGGATTGA
- a CDS encoding Hsp70 family protein, with product MQSAFGGIDFGTSNSTVGVIRNGQARLVALEGEQPTLPSAVFFNFEDGHTYFGRRAISDYTDSIEGRLMRSLKSVLGSSLAHEKTRIKARLIGFTDIIGFFIAHLKKRLEEDARAPVETIVLGRPVQFVDDDAEADARAESELEKAARAQGFKHIAFQFEPIAAALDYEQKVTREELALIVDMGGGTSDFSVVRVSPERARSNDRKGDILANRGIHIGGTDFDRLLSIAHIMPELGYLTPTKDGKRNLPASYFIDLATWQRINLVYTAKAMTDLKQIRFEAERADLVGRFIHIVEHRYGHALAGLVERAKIALTDQPAAEVKVSLPGARFAAEITRAGLEATIGADIDRVTKTVRQTIADAGVDTSAITAVFLTGGSTAIPLAKRQILSLVPQASVIEGDMFGSVGLGLALDARRKFA from the coding sequence ATGCAATCAGCATTCGGCGGCATCGATTTCGGCACGTCCAATTCCACCGTGGGCGTGATCCGGAACGGGCAGGCGCGACTGGTAGCGCTGGAAGGTGAACAACCTACATTGCCAAGCGCCGTCTTCTTCAACTTCGAGGACGGCCATACCTATTTCGGCCGCCGTGCTATCAGCGACTACACCGACAGCATCGAGGGGCGGCTGATGCGCTCGCTGAAGAGCGTGCTCGGCAGCTCGCTCGCTCACGAGAAGACCCGCATCAAGGCGCGCCTGATCGGCTTCACCGACATCATCGGTTTCTTCATCGCCCATCTGAAGAAGCGCCTCGAAGAGGACGCGCGCGCTCCGGTCGAGACCATCGTGCTCGGTCGGCCCGTACAATTCGTCGACGATGACGCCGAGGCCGATGCGAGGGCGGAAAGTGAGCTTGAAAAGGCGGCGCGCGCCCAGGGGTTCAAGCACATCGCCTTCCAGTTCGAGCCGATCGCGGCGGCGCTCGACTACGAGCAGAAGGTTACCCGGGAGGAACTGGCGCTGATCGTCGACATGGGCGGCGGCACGTCCGACTTCTCGGTGGTGCGGGTCTCGCCCGAGCGCGCCCGCTCGAACGATCGCAAGGGCGACATCCTGGCCAACCGCGGCATCCATATCGGCGGCACCGACTTCGACCGGCTGCTCAGCATCGCCCACATAATGCCCGAACTCGGCTATCTGACGCCGACCAAGGACGGCAAGCGCAATCTACCGGCGAGCTATTTCATCGACCTGGCGACCTGGCAGCGCATCAACCTCGTCTATACCGCCAAGGCGATGACGGACCTGAAGCAAATCCGCTTCGAGGCCGAGCGCGCCGATCTCGTCGGCCGCTTCATCCATATCGTCGAGCACCGCTACGGCCACGCGCTGGCGGGCCTGGTGGAAAGGGCCAAGATCGCGCTGACGGATCAGCCTGCCGCCGAGGTGAAAGTGTCCCTGCCCGGCGCACGCTTCGCAGCCGAGATCACGCGCGCCGGCCTCGAGGCAACGATCGGGGCCGACATCGACCGGGTGACCAAGACCGTGAGGCAGACGATTGCGGATGCCGGTGTTGACACCTCCGCCATAACTGCCGTGTTCCTGACCGGTGGTTCGACGGCGATCCCTCTCGCCAAACGCCAGATCCTCTCGCTGGTGCCGCAGGCCTCCGTCATCGAGGGCGACATGTTCGGCTCGGTCGGGCTTGGACTGGCGCTCGATGCGCGGCGGAAATTCGCCTGA
- a CDS encoding LysR family transcriptional regulator, translating to MTLDQLRIFVAVAERGHMTKAAELLGISQSAASAAIRALEQQHGVRLFDRVGRNIELAQTGRRFLPEAKAVLERAAAASNVLADVSQTVTGSLSIAASQTIASYWLPRRLAAFHEAYPAVRLNVSIGNTSQVETQVLDGTADFGLVEGRTESDILRRAKVDVDRLLLVVAPSHPKIAEHAPGHPDIRELRWIIREGGSGTREALEDLARREAVPFADLRIFLVLPSNEAIRQAVEAGAGATIISELVVGRAVAEGSLRSVPIALARRDFAIITHRDRQPSLAQTALRAHLGKADLPPADRG from the coding sequence ATGACTCTCGATCAGTTGCGCATCTTCGTCGCCGTCGCCGAGCGCGGGCATATGACCAAGGCGGCCGAGCTTCTGGGCATCTCGCAGTCGGCCGCCTCGGCCGCCATCCGCGCGCTCGAACAGCAGCATGGCGTGCGCTTGTTCGACCGCGTCGGGCGCAACATCGAGCTGGCGCAGACCGGACGCCGGTTCCTGCCCGAGGCCAAGGCCGTTCTGGAACGCGCCGCGGCCGCCAGCAACGTGCTGGCGGATGTCTCGCAGACTGTCACCGGCAGCCTGTCGATCGCCGCCAGCCAGACCATCGCCAGCTACTGGCTGCCACGCCGGCTGGCTGCCTTCCATGAGGCCTATCCCGCCGTCAGGCTGAATGTCAGCATCGGCAACACCAGCCAGGTCGAAACCCAGGTCCTCGACGGCACGGCGGATTTCGGCCTGGTCGAGGGGCGGACCGAATCCGATATCCTGCGGCGCGCCAAGGTCGATGTGGATCGGCTGCTTCTGGTCGTCGCTCCGTCGCATCCGAAGATCGCCGAACATGCGCCGGGCCATCCCGATATCAGGGAGCTGCGCTGGATCATCAGGGAGGGCGGCTCGGGAACGCGCGAGGCGCTGGAGGATCTCGCGCGCCGCGAGGCGGTGCCATTCGCGGACCTCAGGATATTCCTCGTCCTGCCCAGCAACGAGGCGATCCGCCAGGCGGTCGAGGCGGGCGCCGGCGCCACCATCATTTCGGAACTCGTCGTCGGCAGAGCCGTGGCCGAAGGCAGCTTGCGGTCGGTGCCGATCGCCCTGGCGAGGCGCGACTTTGCAATCATCACCCACCGCGATCGCCAGCCGAGCCTCGCCCAGACGGCGCTGCGGGCGCATTTGGGAAAGGCGGACTTGCCGCCGGCGGACAGGGGCTGA
- a CDS encoding 4Fe-4S dicluster domain-containing protein: MTCLPAQTDKKLGLVIDLDTCVGCQACVTACKEWNTGGHMAPLTDIDPYGGHVDGVWFNRVHAYEHTTEMGGRTVNFPRSCLHCETPACVTVCPTGASYKRASDGIVLVDEDKCIGCKLCSWACPYGAREFDTQVGVMKKCTLCVDRIYNDNLAEEDRVPACVAACPTSARHFGDLGDPASAVSQLVTARGGVDLMPELGYRPTNKYLPPRAHTGRAARVPAPALEPVRAEGGFLGWIDRMLSN; the protein is encoded by the coding sequence ATGACCTGCCTTCCCGCGCAAACCGACAAGAAGCTCGGCCTGGTGATCGACCTCGACACCTGCGTCGGCTGCCAAGCCTGCGTCACCGCTTGCAAGGAATGGAACACCGGCGGCCATATGGCGCCACTGACCGATATCGATCCCTATGGCGGGCATGTCGACGGCGTCTGGTTCAACCGCGTGCACGCTTATGAGCACACGACCGAGATGGGCGGGCGCACGGTGAACTTCCCGCGTTCCTGCCTGCATTGCGAGACGCCTGCCTGCGTCACCGTGTGCCCGACCGGCGCCTCCTACAAGCGGGCGTCGGACGGCATCGTGCTGGTCGACGAGGACAAATGCATCGGATGCAAACTGTGCAGCTGGGCCTGCCCCTACGGCGCGCGCGAGTTCGACACGCAAGTCGGCGTGATGAAGAAATGCACGCTCTGCGTCGACCGCATCTACAACGACAATCTGGCCGAGGAGGATCGCGTGCCGGCCTGCGTGGCGGCCTGCCCGACCAGCGCCCGCCATTTCGGCGATCTCGGCGATCCGGCGTCAGCCGTATCGCAGCTGGTGACGGCGCGCGGCGGCGTCGACCTGATGCCGGAACTCGGCTATCGCCCGACCAACAAGTATCTGCCGCCGCGCGCCCATACGGGACGCGCCGCCAGGGTGCCGGCGCCGGCGCTAGAGCCGGTGCGGGCCGAAGGCGGCTTCCTCGGCTGGATCGAC